In the Candidatus Neomarinimicrobiota bacterium genome, one interval contains:
- the glmS gene encoding glutamine--fructose-6-phosphate transaminase (isomerizing) — MCGIVGYVGNKNGIPIVMNGLRRLEYRGYDSAGIAVQSNGKLIISKHKGKMEVLDRAIIKSKLTGNVVIGHTRWATHGAPNKLNAHPHLSSSKNIALVHNGIVENYHSLRTFLKKKKFSFKTETDTEVLVNLIEFFYKGNLEEAVAKAVNKVVGAYAISVIANDNPGKIIAARFGPPLIIGLGENEQYVASDVAAILEFTKDVIYLDDGEIAIVTGSGVKIIDKNNLPVDKEITQILWDLDKIEKGGYKHFMLKEIHEQSDTIRDSIRGRFDVANGTALLGGLRDFLPQILAASNLYITACGTSYHAAMIGENLIESLAGIPAEVEYASEFRYKDPIIDEETVVIAISQSGETADTLAAVKMAKKKGATVLGICNVVSSSIARETDGGVYIHAGPEIGVASTKAFTAQVAVLTLLAQALGRLTGMSLAEGKIFVKDMNSIPDLAKIVLDSSDHIKKIARKFKNADNFLYLGRGFNYPVALEGALKLKEISYIHAEGYPAAEIKHGPIALIDEKMPVVFIAPQDSTYEKVLSNMEQVKARKGSIIAIATEGDKKIKKIADWVISIPKVKSYLLPIMTVIPLQLLAYHIAVLRGCNVDQPRNLAKSVTVE; from the coding sequence GGAATTCCTATTGTGATGAACGGATTGAGGAGACTCGAATATCGAGGATATGACTCAGCGGGGATAGCAGTTCAATCCAATGGAAAACTTATTATTTCCAAACATAAGGGTAAAATGGAAGTTCTTGACCGTGCGATTATAAAAAGTAAGCTTACCGGAAATGTTGTAATCGGTCATACGAGATGGGCGACACATGGCGCCCCAAATAAGCTGAATGCACATCCCCATTTAAGTTCAAGCAAGAATATTGCTCTTGTACATAATGGGATAGTCGAAAATTATCATTCACTGCGAACATTTTTAAAGAAAAAGAAATTTAGTTTTAAAACCGAAACCGACACAGAAGTACTCGTTAACCTCATAGAATTCTTTTATAAAGGCAACCTTGAAGAAGCGGTGGCGAAAGCGGTAAACAAAGTAGTCGGGGCTTATGCAATCAGTGTCATAGCCAATGATAATCCCGGAAAGATAATTGCCGCGCGATTCGGTCCTCCGCTAATTATCGGATTGGGAGAGAATGAACAGTATGTAGCATCTGATGTGGCTGCAATCCTTGAGTTTACCAAAGACGTAATTTATTTAGATGACGGTGAGATCGCGATAGTGACCGGCAGCGGAGTTAAAATAATTGACAAAAATAATCTGCCTGTGGACAAGGAAATAACACAAATTCTGTGGGACCTTGATAAGATTGAAAAAGGCGGGTATAAACACTTTATGCTAAAAGAAATTCACGAGCAATCTGATACTATCAGAGATTCCATAAGAGGAAGATTTGATGTTGCTAACGGCACAGCGCTGCTTGGAGGATTACGAGACTTTCTGCCGCAGATACTGGCGGCATCAAACCTTTATATTACAGCCTGTGGAACATCATATCATGCTGCGATGATCGGGGAAAATTTGATAGAAAGTCTTGCCGGAATACCGGCTGAAGTTGAATATGCATCGGAATTCAGGTACAAAGATCCTATCATTGATGAAGAGACTGTGGTGATAGCGATAAGTCAGTCCGGTGAGACAGCCGATACTCTGGCTGCCGTAAAAATGGCTAAGAAAAAAGGAGCCACAGTTCTCGGCATATGTAATGTGGTGAGCAGCTCAATCGCGAGAGAGACAGACGGAGGCGTTTACATTCATGCCGGTCCGGAAATCGGAGTTGCTTCAACTAAAGCGTTCACGGCTCAGGTGGCAGTATTAACCCTTTTGGCTCAGGCACTCGGCCGATTGACCGGGATGAGTTTAGCAGAAGGTAAAATATTCGTGAAGGATATGAACAGTATCCCGGATTTAGCGAAAATTGTTCTCGACTCATCAGATCACATAAAAAAAATCGCAAGAAAATTCAAAAATGCTGATAATTTTCTATATCTTGGCAGGGGTTTTAATTATCCTGTGGCGTTAGAAGGTGCGTTAAAGCTCAAAGAAATATCTTATATTCACGCCGAAGGCTATCCGGCGGCTGAGATAAAACACGGTCCTATCGCATTAATTGATGAGAAGATGCCTGTAGTATTTATCGCTCCCCAGGATAGTACTTATGAAAAAGTGCTGAGCAATATGGAGCAGGTAAAAGCCAGGAAGGGTTCTATTATAGCGATTGCTACCGAAGGCGACAAAAAGATAAAAAAAATAGCGGACTGGGTTATCAGTATACCGAAAGTGAAAAGCTATTTGTTACCAATTATGACTGTTATTCCGCTTCAGCTATTGGCATATCATATAGCTGTGTTAAGGGGTTGTAATGTTGATCAACCAAGAAATTTAGCAAAAAGCGTAACGGTAGAATGA
- a CDS encoding penicillin-binding protein activator, which yields MNNNYRTLILASLLLFTTFTVTFAQSGIDALAVESLAKNAVEQYKRGDYNQALQILEELHKIRFEYQSNKVVHFMLGKTLYKLKKYKRAKSIQKDFLLNYPYDILADFVRHNLGEIYYRLGEYPKAMREFLTVAVVAKNAPLRSKGLTLAGHILESKVTLDDMRKQRNQTVNIIEKAFLTLKLSENLYMRGAGDLAKAEARDFLSEYKNPPFKEEIKRISKGKFYERDGSVTIGVLLPLTGEHSENGLNILRGIKTAYDEQPEEVRKNIKLTIIDNESDQVKTVRSMIRFAEDPSILTVIGPMISENATAAAAVANSYGLPMISPTATKEGISGLGSYSFQANSDLTVRGRALATFAVDSLGLKRIAILSPADKYGKEMTDSFAYEFDKLGGEIVAQSWYYGVPEDLRLQFSQFRRIGFRLKEELFPTETPPDSADILADSTLADSLIMVMLAELSRPPEEVDSSKIILDVIDGFYLPIQFGEIKYIAPQFAFWNFKTQILGGQNWYDEELLNDRDISRYLDGTIFSSDIYRGSGNEELSAFQTKYNELYGEEPYRTDIFGYDCLTLVLDIVNQKVSTRNRFIEKLNSVSDYKGVAGSIDFTGESKRVNDFIHILKFENKTIEKIN from the coding sequence ATGAACAACAATTATCGAACTCTTATCCTCGCATCATTACTGTTATTTACTACATTTACCGTCACTTTTGCTCAAAGCGGAATTGATGCTCTCGCAGTCGAAAGTCTTGCAAAGAATGCTGTGGAGCAGTACAAAAGGGGAGATTATAATCAAGCGCTTCAAATTTTGGAAGAGCTGCACAAGATTAGATTTGAATATCAGAGTAATAAAGTTGTCCACTTTATGCTTGGTAAAACATTATATAAATTAAAAAAATATAAAAGAGCCAAATCTATACAAAAAGACTTTCTGCTGAACTATCCGTATGACATATTGGCGGATTTTGTTCGCCACAATCTTGGTGAAATTTATTACCGGCTTGGCGAGTACCCTAAAGCTATGAGAGAATTTTTAACAGTTGCAGTTGTGGCAAAGAACGCTCCACTGCGTTCTAAGGGTCTTACGTTAGCGGGTCATATTTTGGAAAGCAAAGTCACTCTGGACGATATGCGGAAGCAGAGAAATCAGACCGTAAATATAATCGAGAAAGCGTTTTTAACGCTGAAGCTGTCTGAAAATCTGTACATGCGCGGCGCGGGAGACCTGGCGAAAGCGGAAGCGAGAGATTTTCTCTCGGAATATAAAAATCCTCCGTTTAAGGAAGAAATAAAGAGGATAAGCAAAGGTAAGTTCTATGAAAGAGACGGGTCGGTTACGATAGGAGTGCTGCTTCCCTTAACCGGCGAGCACTCGGAAAACGGATTGAATATCCTCAGAGGAATAAAGACCGCTTATGATGAGCAGCCGGAGGAAGTCAGGAAAAATATTAAATTGACCATAATCGACAACGAATCGGATCAGGTAAAAACTGTTAGGTCAATGATACGGTTTGCCGAGGACCCTTCAATACTTACGGTTATAGGACCGATGATCTCCGAAAACGCTACCGCCGCCGCCGCCGTAGCGAACAGTTATGGGTTGCCGATGATATCACCCACAGCTACAAAAGAAGGAATTTCCGGGTTGGGTTCATATTCCTTTCAGGCAAATTCTGATTTGACCGTTAGAGGAAGAGCGTTAGCAACATTCGCGGTAGATTCATTAGGTTTAAAGCGGATAGCAATTCTTTCGCCTGCCGACAAATATGGAAAGGAAATGACGGATAGTTTCGCGTATGAATTTGATAAATTAGGAGGAGAGATAGTAGCGCAAAGCTGGTATTATGGAGTTCCGGAGGATCTGCGGTTACAATTCAGTCAGTTCAGGCGAATTGGATTCAGATTAAAAGAAGAACTCTTTCCAACTGAAACGCCACCCGACTCAGCTGATATTCTTGCAGACTCCACCCTTGCCGATTCGTTAATAATGGTAATGCTTGCAGAACTGTCAAGACCTCCTGAAGAGGTAGACTCAAGTAAAATAATTCTCGATGTGATTGATGGTTTTTATCTTCCTATACAGTTCGGCGAGATAAAGTACATAGCGCCGCAGTTTGCGTTTTGGAACTTTAAAACACAGATATTAGGCGGACAAAATTGGTATGATGAGGAACTGCTGAATGACAGAGACATTTCAAGATACCTGGACGGAACAATATTCAGCTCTGACATTTATCGCGGATCAGGAAACGAAGAATTATCAGCTTTTCAAACGAAATATAACGAATTGTATGGAGAGGAACCTTATAGAACGGATATTTTCGGTTACGACTGTTTAACTCTTGTGCTTGATATAGTAAACCAAAAGGTAAGTACGCGAAATCGGTTTATAGAAAAACTAAATAGTGTAAGTGATTACAAAGGAGTAGCAGGAAGTATAGATTTCACGGGGGAATCCAAAAGGGTAAACGATTTCATACACATTCTTAAGTTTGAAAATAAAACTATAGAAAAAATAAACTGA
- the pgeF gene encoding peptidoglycan editing factor PgeF has protein sequence MPFSTSGNIRFWEFNIFKDRKEIRCVFSTRHSKNFGDTRDSGNFNLGFTVSADHENVNENRTVFLEESGGNKESRAIGKQVHSLNVRNIDIAGVYEETDGMLTKTKGLSLIVSVADCLPIFLYDPENGAIGTVHSGWKGTKGGILTNAINLMSDSFGTSPSNLLCAVGPSIESACYEVGEEVATQFDDEFLKDSGEGKYQLDLKAANVAQMLAAGVLSGNIEVSDICNRCDADNFFSHRREGEKSGRMWGLIRLES, from the coding sequence ATGCCCTTTTCAACATCCGGAAATATTCGTTTCTGGGAATTCAATATTTTCAAAGATCGCAAAGAGATTAGATGCGTTTTCAGCACAAGGCATAGCAAGAATTTCGGCGATACGCGCGATTCGGGAAATTTTAATTTGGGATTCACGGTTTCTGCTGATCATGAGAATGTAAATGAGAACAGAACGGTTTTTCTTGAAGAATCGGGAGGAAATAAAGAAAGCAGGGCCATCGGAAAACAGGTTCATTCTCTGAATGTGCGTAATATAGACATTGCCGGAGTGTATGAAGAAACCGATGGTATGTTGACAAAGACCAAAGGGCTTTCGCTTATAGTAAGCGTTGCTGATTGTTTACCTATTTTTCTCTACGACCCTGAAAATGGCGCCATAGGCACTGTGCACAGTGGTTGGAAGGGAACAAAAGGGGGGATTCTTACAAACGCTATAAATCTGATGAGCGATTCTTTTGGTACTTCTCCTTCTAATTTGCTGTGCGCAGTTGGGCCGTCAATTGAAAGCGCTTGTTATGAAGTCGGAGAGGAAGTGGCGACTCAATTCGATGACGAATTTCTAAAAGATTCCGGTGAAGGTAAATATCAGCTGGATTTAAAAGCTGCGAATGTAGCTCAGATGTTGGCCGCTGGAGTGCTATCCGGTAATATTGAGGTCAGCGACATTTGTAACAGGTGTGATGCAGATAATTTCTTTTCACATCGACGGGAAGGCGAAAAATCAGGACGGATGTGGGGTCTTATTCGATTGGAATCCTAA
- a CDS encoding undecaprenyl-diphosphate phosphatase, translating into MTIFEALWLGILQGLTEFLPVSSSGHLVIAQAVAGIKNQGMAFEIYVHFGTLLSILVIFRNDLSEMLASIIRKLKSPGSIISGYKDDKDYRLLILLLLATIPAGVIGLLFKDFFEAAFSDVNFVGFALILTGFILFVSKFAVNRNKDVDGKRALIIGFAQAIAIFPGISRSGTSISAAMLTGVSGEKAARFSFLLAIPAIAGATLLQLLDVASSGPGNISYTIAGVGVVSSFITGTIAISLLMGVMRKGKMHYFAGYCIAVGLATIYFL; encoded by the coding sequence TTGACTATATTTGAAGCCTTATGGCTCGGCATTTTACAAGGGCTAACAGAATTTCTACCTGTCAGCAGTTCAGGACATCTTGTAATAGCACAGGCTGTAGCCGGAATTAAAAATCAGGGTATGGCGTTTGAAATTTATGTGCATTTCGGTACTCTACTGAGCATACTGGTGATATTTCGTAATGATTTGAGCGAAATGCTCGCATCAATTATCAGAAAATTAAAAAGTCCGGGATCTATTATTTCCGGCTATAAAGATGATAAAGATTACCGGTTGCTCATTTTGCTCTTATTGGCAACCATTCCCGCAGGCGTCATCGGATTGTTATTTAAGGATTTTTTCGAGGCGGCGTTCAGCGATGTGAATTTTGTAGGTTTCGCACTCATTCTCACAGGATTTATACTTTTTGTGTCTAAATTTGCCGTAAACAGGAACAAGGATGTGGACGGAAAAAGAGCTTTGATAATAGGATTTGCACAGGCGATTGCCATCTTTCCCGGTATATCTCGATCCGGTACAAGTATCAGCGCGGCAATGTTAACCGGCGTTTCCGGAGAAAAAGCTGCGCGTTTTTCGTTTCTGCTTGCCATACCGGCTATTGCGGGGGCAACACTGTTGCAGCTGTTGGATGTGGCTTCTTCCGGCCCCGGAAATATCAGCTATACGATAGCCGGTGTAGGAGTAGTTTCGTCTTTTATCACAGGCACAATAGCAATCTCCTTGCTGATGGGAGTGATGAGGAAAGGAAAAATGCATTATTTCGCCGGATACTGTATTGCCGTGGGATTAGCAACGATATATTTTTTATAA